From Anaeromicrobium sediminis, a single genomic window includes:
- a CDS encoding sensor histidine kinase, whose protein sequence is MRKSIWFKLFISITILALLIMSISWFMNTKYLEKYYIFKKKEKLVEYGNDIESLYINKDENLEHELTKIENELNGKISLLDNKNQFVYYSDSKGMLCKFNSDLTKENNTIIDMYTYNRFGMKFLVLNKLMKDNSILIMQIPIAPIKESVHVVNSFYWYIGIISILVSIVFAYLFSKKFTKPIIELNLVAKDMLNLDFSKKYEYGKDDEIGQLSYTINQLSRRLHFYIEKLKDDIEKERELDKIRKEFIANVSHELKTPISLIQGYAEGLKENVLDAKEDKEFYCDVIIDESDKMNKLIKELLNLSKLQSRKVNLNKNYFDIVKLIEETNKKYKNIFLERNITYEIEYLKKDIMINGDYYKIEQVLTNLTNNAINHVDYDKRIGIKIYEKDNKVMVTVKNTGPNIEEKHINKIWESFYKGDVSRNRTDGGTGLGLAIVKEIIELHNGEYGVDNQKDGVAFWFNIPI, encoded by the coding sequence ATGAGAAAATCCATATGGTTTAAGTTATTTATAAGTATTACCATATTGGCCCTATTAATAATGAGCATAAGCTGGTTTATGAATACTAAATATTTGGAGAAATATTATATTTTTAAGAAGAAGGAAAAACTAGTAGAATATGGGAACGATATTGAAAGTTTGTATATTAATAAAGATGAAAATTTAGAGCATGAACTTACCAAAATAGAGAATGAATTAAATGGTAAGATATCTTTGCTAGATAATAAAAATCAATTCGTATATTATTCAGATAGTAAGGGAATGCTTTGTAAATTTAATTCAGATCTTACGAAAGAAAATAATACTATTATAGACATGTATACTTATAATAGATTTGGAATGAAGTTTCTAGTACTAAACAAACTAATGAAAGATAACAGTATATTAATAATGCAAATTCCCATAGCTCCCATAAAAGAATCTGTACATGTGGTAAATAGCTTTTATTGGTATATTGGAATCATAAGTATACTGGTATCTATTGTATTTGCCTATTTATTTAGCAAGAAATTTACTAAACCTATTATAGAATTAAATTTAGTAGCTAAAGACATGTTAAATTTAGACTTTAGTAAAAAATATGAGTATGGTAAGGACGATGAAATCGGTCAACTGTCATATACTATAAATCAACTATCTAGAAGATTACATTTCTATATTGAGAAGCTTAAAGATGACATAGAAAAGGAAAGGGAACTTGATAAAATAAGAAAGGAGTTTATTGCCAATGTATCCCATGAACTTAAAACTCCCATATCCCTCATTCAAGGTTATGCAGAAGGCCTTAAGGAAAATGTTTTAGATGCGAAAGAAGATAAAGAATTTTATTGTGATGTAATAATAGATGAATCTGATAAAATGAATAAACTCATTAAAGAATTGTTGAACTTATCTAAACTCCAGTCTAGAAAAGTAAATTTAAATAAAAATTATTTTGATATAGTCAAGCTAATTGAAGAGACTAACAAAAAATATAAAAATATATTCTTAGAAAGGAATATAACTTATGAAATAGAGTATTTAAAAAAAGATATAATGATAAATGGAGATTATTATAAAATAGAACAAGTATTAACTAACTTAACTAATAATGCCATAAACCATGTAGATTATGATAAAAGAATAGGCATAAAAATTTATGAAAAGGATAATAAAGTTATGGTCACAGTAAAAAACACAGGACCTAATATTGAAGAAAAGCATATAAACAAAATATGGGAAAGTTTTTATAAGGGAGATGTGTCTAGAAATAGAACAGATGGAGGTACAGGTTTGGGTCTTGCAATTGTTAAGGAAATAATAGAACTTCATAACGGAGAATATGGAGTGGATAATCAGAAGGATGGTGTAGCTTTTTGGTTTAATATACCAATTTGA
- a CDS encoding sensor histidine kinase, producing the protein MSYVGYIFMIMLECINVINLYEIISNKERALNSNIKKIIILVYYFSIALFLIPNLPLAYKAIIISITNMIVFSRLYKMKFVDSVFPVFCSFIFIIICESISMIILTMTSKIYYVDVIELTNTKALVGSLSGIIGFICIYILKKREFKFILTLKRYRENFVLNYGVISVVSLILLGLTFRELLYKNEQIYLFEISINILFLVFVITSIMIVRERDNLVRIEHEYELQNQHIENIENIIGIIRKEKHDFSNHISTIHALCLLNKPDAVQKIRKYLENLSEGLRDSYHYYDSGNDYVDSLLLVKSSQAYEKSINLDVEFESSLEHINMRGQDLISMFSNIIDNSFDVMEKYDNDHKVIGVYTYLERDVYCISISNNGPIISTELRNKMFKKGYSTKGEKSSGRGYGLYIVKELVENNGGVIEVTSNEHETQFKMKFPLHGENKLQRAL; encoded by the coding sequence ATGTCATATGTAGGCTATATATTTATGATTATGTTAGAGTGTATAAATGTAATTAATTTATACGAAATTATTTCAAATAAAGAAAGAGCATTAAATAGTAATATAAAAAAAATAATTATATTAGTCTATTACTTTTCAATTGCTTTATTCCTAATCCCTAACTTACCTTTGGCCTATAAGGCTATTATAATTAGTATAACTAATATGATCGTATTTTCTAGATTATACAAAATGAAATTTGTAGATTCTGTATTTCCTGTATTCTGTAGCTTCATATTTATAATCATATGTGAAAGCATAAGTATGATTATACTTACTATGACTTCTAAAATATATTATGTAGATGTAATTGAACTCACAAATACGAAGGCATTAGTAGGAAGCTTAAGTGGAATTATAGGTTTTATTTGTATATATATTCTTAAAAAAAGAGAATTTAAATTTATTTTAACTCTTAAAAGGTATAGAGAAAATTTTGTTCTTAACTATGGGGTAATATCTGTAGTTAGTTTGATTCTATTAGGATTGACCTTTAGGGAATTGTTATATAAGAATGAACAAATATATTTATTTGAAATTAGTATTAATATATTATTCTTGGTATTTGTAATAACTTCCATAATGATAGTAAGGGAAAGGGATAATTTAGTAAGAATAGAGCATGAATATGAACTTCAAAATCAACATATAGAAAATATAGAGAATATAATTGGAATAATAAGAAAAGAGAAACATGATTTTTCAAATCATATAAGTACTATACATGCATTATGTCTACTGAATAAACCAGATGCTGTACAGAAAATAAGAAAATATCTTGAAAATTTATCTGAGGGATTAAGGGATTCTTATCACTATTATGATTCGGGAAATGATTATGTGGATAGTTTATTACTAGTTAAAAGTAGTCAGGCCTATGAAAAGTCAATAAATCTTGATGTGGAATTTGAGAGTTCTTTAGAGCATATAAATATGCGAGGACAAGACCTAATAAGTATGTTCAGTAATATAATAGACAATTCCTTTGATGTTATGGAAAAATATGATAATGACCATAAAGTAATAGGTGTGTATACATATTTAGAGAGAGATGTATATTGCATATCAATAAGTAATAATGGCCCTATCATATCCACAGAATTAAGGAATAAGATGTTTAAAAAGGGTTATTCTACCAAGGGTGAGAAATCTAGTGGCAGAGGATATGGTTTATATATTGTAAAGGAATTAGTAGAGAATAATGGTGGAGTTATAGAAGTTACAAGTAATGAACATGAAACACAATTTAAAATGAAATTCCCATTACATGGAGAAAATAAACTACAAAGGGCTCTTTAA
- the glsA gene encoding glutaminase A, protein MENLLEKIVKDNRSLTKEGKVATYIPELANGNGSALGICVITKDKEIFQAGDFETKFTIQSISKIVSLMYAIKYTGIDTVFKKVSAEPTAYGFNSIVNLEVKNYNKPLNPMINAGAIAVASMLKGTTSNEKFENVLNFIRQICNNNEIQLNEKVYLSEKRTGHRNRSLAHFMRSTNVIEGDVEEILDVYFKLCSIEVTCKDIASIAAMLALDGVLWHNDERIIESHIAKMVKAIMMTCGMYDASGEYAVKVGIPSKSGVGGGILATVPNKMGIGVVGPALDEKGNSIAGIEVLDQLSKELNLSIF, encoded by the coding sequence ATGGAGAACTTACTAGAGAAAATAGTTAAAGATAATAGGTCTTTAACTAAAGAAGGAAAGGTTGCAACTTATATTCCAGAGTTGGCAAATGGAAATGGAAGTGCATTAGGAATTTGTGTTATAACAAAGGATAAGGAAATTTTTCAAGCAGGAGACTTTGAGACTAAATTTACTATACAAAGTATATCAAAGATAGTTAGTTTAATGTATGCCATAAAGTATACTGGAATAGATACTGTATTTAAAAAAGTCAGTGCAGAACCTACGGCTTATGGATTTAATTCCATAGTAAATTTAGAAGTGAAAAATTATAATAAGCCCTTAAACCCAATGATAAATGCAGGTGCTATAGCAGTAGCATCCATGTTAAAGGGCACCACTAGTAATGAAAAATTTGAAAATGTTTTAAATTTTATAAGGCAAATTTGCAATAATAACGAGATTCAATTAAATGAAAAAGTATATTTATCAGAAAAAAGAACTGGACATCGAAATAGATCCTTAGCTCACTTTATGAGGAGTACAAATGTTATAGAAGGTGATGTGGAAGAAATACTAGATGTATATTTTAAATTGTGTTCTATTGAGGTGACTTGTAAGGACATAGCTAGTATAGCAGCTATGCTAGCCTTAGATGGAGTTTTATGGCATAATGACGAAAGAATAATTGAGTCTCATATAGCTAAAATGGTAAAGGCTATAATGATGACTTGTGGTATGTATGATGCATCGGGAGAGTATGCTGTAAAAGTAGGAATACCATCTAAGAGTGGTGTAGGTGGTGGGATTTTAGCTACGGTGCCTAATAAAATGGGTATAGGTGTAGTTGGTCCTGCACTAGATGAAAAGGGAAATAGTATAGCAGGAATTGAAGTATTAGATCAGTTAAGTAAAGAATTAAATTTAAGTATATTTTAA
- a CDS encoding FAD-dependent oxidoreductase: MKVAIIGAGLAGLSCAHALESLKIDFHIFEKNLENYYLEYSIATMKLQNLFRKDLIKHIKKTMGLKLTPLDKLHTIEMYSQNSSFQVCGNLGYIFQRGSFNENTLEKQIMSQLKTKINYNSHIEIDHIKNEYDYIVVATGTNKIPKKYNLWTNTFSAYTRIGKMVGDFRTDLLKMWINKDYCNNAFAYLIPNNSKESFAMLVVDNISHPELDFYWKKFLDTVPLEGTLISTFDVYKDTGFMSNLVHENVIFVGDAAGFCDNFLGFGAMGAIHSGYAAAQHIGHNLDYEKEMTRQIEYIRNMDYYRKAMNNMDNKDLDHLINILDLPILKGVIYKNPFFRMDKMAPLVKKHF, translated from the coding sequence ATGAAGGTTGCAATTATAGGGGCTGGACTTGCAGGTCTATCTTGTGCCCATGCACTAGAAAGTTTAAAAATAGACTTTCATATATTTGAAAAGAATTTAGAAAATTATTATCTAGAGTATTCTATAGCCACTATGAAATTACAAAATTTATTTAGGAAAGATTTAATAAAGCATATAAAAAAAACTATGGGTTTAAAGCTTACTCCTCTGGATAAATTACATACCATAGAAATGTATTCACAAAACTCCTCTTTTCAAGTGTGTGGAAATTTAGGTTACATCTTTCAAAGGGGATCATTTAATGAAAATACATTAGAAAAACAAATTATGTCCCAATTAAAAACTAAGATTAACTACAACTCCCATATTGAAATAGACCATATAAAAAATGAGTATGATTATATAGTTGTAGCCACAGGAACAAATAAAATTCCTAAGAAATATAATCTATGGACTAATACTTTTTCTGCTTATACTAGGATTGGTAAAATGGTAGGAGATTTTAGAACAGATCTTTTAAAAATGTGGATTAACAAGGATTATTGTAACAATGCCTTTGCCTATTTAATACCAAATAACTCTAAAGAATCTTTTGCCATGTTAGTAGTGGATAATATATCCCATCCTGAATTGGATTTTTATTGGAAAAAATTCTTAGACACAGTTCCTTTAGAAGGAACTTTAATTAGTACCTTTGACGTATACAAGGATACGGGATTCATGAGTAATTTAGTTCATGAAAATGTGATTTTCGTAGGTGACGCAGCTGGATTTTGTGATAATTTTTTAGGTTTTGGTGCTATGGGTGCTATCCACAGTGGTTATGCAGCAGCTCAACATATAGGTCATAATTTAGATTATGAGAAAGAAATGACACGTCAAATAGAATATATAAGAAATATGGATTATTATAGAAAAGCCATGAATAATATGGATAACAAGGACCTAGACCATTTAATAAATATATTAGATCTACCCATACTAAAAGGGGTCATATATAAAAATCCATTTTTTCGCATGGATAAAATGGCTCCCCTCGTAAAAAAACATTTTTAA
- a CDS encoding NAD(P)/FAD-dependent oxidoreductase — protein sequence MKVAIIGAGIAGLSCACELQKYNISYTIFERNNFIGEGIPHVAAFLNILDRTKGDALKYFERNYKIKIKELSTLNKIVHHSPNKTTLVEKANLGQIIYRGNHKNSFKMQLFNQLKNPNILLSTMGDSDKLSKEYDHVVLATGNHYGALEYGCWQTWVKTIVKGAVISGNFHMDTLIVWINKDYCKEGYAYLTPIDNKTAVLILIVTDIKEKEIDMYWTRFLETENINNKILQSFMLEHAAGYCYPRKVNNIYFAGNSAGGIDPFLGFGQLNSIIQGVMVARAIAENKSYDKLINSLTQRNLWMYEFRKKYNKMTNKDYDRLIQTIGTPGIKHTIYHTNIDIVKWGGTSFNLFNKLKK from the coding sequence ATGAAAGTAGCCATTATAGGAGCAGGTATTGCAGGCCTTTCTTGTGCCTGTGAATTACAAAAATATAACATATCTTATACTATATTTGAAAGAAATAATTTTATTGGAGAAGGTATACCACATGTGGCAGCTTTTTTAAATATATTAGATAGGACAAAGGGAGATGCTCTTAAGTATTTTGAAAGAAATTATAAAATAAAAATAAAGGAATTAAGTACACTAAATAAAATTGTTCATCATTCTCCAAATAAAACTACCCTAGTGGAAAAGGCAAATCTAGGGCAAATTATATATAGGGGAAACCATAAGAACTCCTTTAAAATGCAGTTATTTAATCAACTGAAAAATCCCAATATACTCCTTAGTACTATGGGAGACTCGGATAAATTATCTAAAGAATATGATCATGTGGTTTTAGCCACGGGAAATCATTATGGAGCCCTTGAATATGGATGTTGGCAAACCTGGGTAAAAACCATAGTAAAGGGAGCAGTCATAAGTGGAAATTTTCATATGGATACATTAATCGTATGGATAAATAAGGATTATTGTAAAGAGGGTTATGCATATCTAACACCAATAGATAATAAAACAGCCGTATTAATATTAATAGTAACAGATATAAAAGAAAAAGAAATAGATATGTATTGGACACGATTTTTAGAAACTGAAAATATAAATAACAAAATACTACAGTCCTTTATGCTAGAACATGCAGCTGGATATTGTTATCCTAGAAAAGTAAACAATATATATTTTGCAGGGAATTCAGCAGGGGGAATAGATCCCTTTTTAGGATTTGGTCAATTAAATAGTATAATTCAAGGGGTAATGGTAGCTAGAGCAATTGCTGAAAATAAGAGCTATGATAAATTAATAAATAGTTTAACACAAAGAAATCTATGGATGTATGAGTTTAGGAAGAAATACAACAAAATGACAAATAAAGATTATGATAGATTAATTCAGACCATAGGAACTCCAGGGATAAAGCATACCATATACCATACCAATATAGATATAGTAAAGTGGGGAGGAACATCTTTTAATCTTTTTAATAAATTAAAAAAATAA